A single window of Nicotiana sylvestris chromosome 3, ASM39365v2, whole genome shotgun sequence DNA harbors:
- the LOC104211117 gene encoding plastidic ATP/ADP-transporter-like, with translation MPYLYTVDFCISSSKPFSHITFFFFANLISLFSFSLFVINLLKAQIFRLFLGLVEIEKKRESLTKMEAVLQTKGLLSLPSKPKTRAFYPLPQGGLRHRFNSVNSLKPKPLEGLSLSSDGFQKFQGFAKKPQLIGQKNRFFPVCKAEVAAAADGVPLLGENESPKFMGIELVTLKKIIPLGLMFFCILFNYTILRDTKDVLVVTAKGSSAEIIPFLKTWVNLPMAVGFMLLYTKLANVLSKQALFYTVILPFIAFFGAFGFVLYPLSNYFHPTALADQLLNILGPRFLGPIAILRIWSFCLFYVMAELWGSVVVSVLFWGFANQITTVDEAKRFYPLFGLGANVALIFSGRTVKYFSNLRKSLGPGVDGWAVSLKAMMSIVVLMGLAICGIYWWVNHNVALPNRSKKKKEKPNMTTMESLKFLVSSKYIRDLATLVVAYGISINLVEVTWKSKLKAQFPSPNEYSSFMGDFSTATGIATFTMMLLSQWIFDKYGWGTAAKITPTVLLLTGVGFFSLILFGDPLAPALAKFGITPLLAAVYVGAMQNIFSKSAKYSLFDPCKEMAYIPLDEDTKVKGKAAIDVVCNPLGKSGGALIQQFMILTFGSLANSTPYLGGVLLVIVLGWLGAARSLDGQFTALRREEELEKEMERVAVKIPVVSQDESGNGSLTSDSSSLNPMGGDSAGASPEPSSPRNV, from the exons ATGCCATATTTATATACAGTAGATTTTTGTATCTCTTCCTCGAAACCTTTCTCCCATATCACATTCTTCTTCTTCGCCAACcttatctctcttttctctttctctctttttgttATTAACCTGTTAAAAGCTCAAATATTTAGATTATTTCTTGGACTTGTAGAgatagagaaaaagagagagtctcTAACAAAAATGGAAGCTGTTCTACAAACAAAAGGGCTTCTTTCTCTGCCTTCTAAACCCAAAACCAGAGCATTTTACCCATTACCTCAAGGGGGTTTAAGGCACAGATTCAATTCTGTTAATTCTCTTAAACCTAAACCCCTTGAGGGATTATCTTTATCTTCTGATGGGTTCCAAAAATTTCAAGGCTTTGCTAAAAAGCCACAATTGATTGGTCAAAAGAACAGATTTTTTCCAGTTTGCAAAGCAGAGGTTGCTGCTGCAGCTGATGGGGTACCACTTTTGGGAGAAAATGAGTCACCTAAATTCATGGGAATTGAGCTTGTGACTCTCAAGAAAATTATTCCACTTGGGCTTATGTtcttttgtattttgtttaattaCACAATCTTGAGAGATACTAAGGATGTTTTGGTTGTAACAGCTAAAGGGTCAAGTGCTGAGATTATACCATTCTTGAAAACATGGGTGAATTTGCCTATGGCTGTAGGCTTCATGCTTTTGTACACAAAGTTGGCTAATGTGTTGTCAAAGCAGGCTCTTTTTTATACTGTGATccttccatttattgctttctttgGGGCATTTGGGTTTGTTTTGTATCCCCTTAGCAATTACTTTCACCCTACAGCTCTTGCTGATCAACTTTTGAACATTCTGGGTCCAAGGTTTCTTGGACCAATTGCTATATTGAGGATCTGGAGTTTCTGTTTGTTCTATGTTATGGCTGAACTTTGGGGAAGTGTGGTGGTTTCAGTTCTATTTTGGGGGTTTGCTAATCAG ATTACTACAGTTGATGAGGCTAAAAGATTCTATCCTTTATTTGGGCTTGGAGCAAATGTTGCTCTAATTTTCTCTGGCCGTACAGTGAAGTACTTCTCTAATCTGAGAAAATCATTGGGTCCTGGAGTTGATGGTTGGGCCGTCTCTTTGAAAGCAATGATGAGCATTGTAGTGCTGATGGGGCTTGCAATCTGTGGCATTTACTGGTGGGTGAATCACAACGTTGCTCTACCGAACCGtagcaagaagaagaag GAGAAGCCTAACATGACCACGATGGAGAGCTTGAAATTTTTGGTCTCCTCAAAGTATATCAGGGATCTTGCAACATTAGTCGTAGCATACGGCATTAGTATCAACCTTGTTGAGGTTACTTGGAAATCAAAGCTCAAAGCTCAG TTCCCAAGCCCAAATGAATACTCTTCCTTCATGGGTGACTTCTCTACTGCTACTGGTATAGCAACTTTTACAATGATGTTGTTAAGCCAGTGGATCTTTGACAAATATGGTTGGGGAACAGCAGCTAAGATAACGCCCACGGTCTTGCTTCTTACTGGTGTTGGATTCTTCTCCCTGATTTTGTTTGGTGATCCCCTTGCCCCTGCTCTTGCCAAGTTCGGGATCACTCCTCTTCTAGCTGCTGTCTATGTGGGCGCTATGCAGAACATTTTCAGTAAGAGTGCAAAATACAGTTTGTTCGATCCTTGCAAAGAAATGGCGTATATTCCTCTGGACGAGGACACCAAG GTAAAAGGGAAGGCAGCAATTGATGTTGTCTGCAATCCACTGGGAAAATCTGGAGGAGCCTTGATACAACAATTCATGATTTTGACTTTTGGTTCGCTTGCCAACTCAACTCCCTACCTTGGAGGTGTGCTACTAGTAATTGTACTTGGATGGTTGGGAGCAGCCAGGTCTTTAGACGGCCAATTCACTGCATTGCGGCGTGAGGAAGAGCTCGAGAAGGAAATGGAGAGAGTAGCAGTGAAGATCCCTGTTGTGTCACAAGATGAAAGTGGAAATGGTTCTCTTACAAGTGACTCGTCGTCACTGAATCCCATGGGAGGTGACTCAGCCGGTGCATCACCTGAACCTTCCTCCCCAAGGAATGTGTAA